A DNA window from Candidatus Zixiibacteriota bacterium contains the following coding sequences:
- a CDS encoding YciI family protein, with the protein MTTRLHTAQRIIFVLALSALAIMGSQRLTLADETGIDNSAATEQPVAKKQFVILIAPTRANFLETMTKEEQTKVSEHFLRLKGLHAEGKIILAGPCDDAAFGLIVVETETEAEAREIAHGDPAVQAGVFVLKEIHPFTVALLRK; encoded by the coding sequence ATGACAACACGATTACACACGGCGCAGAGAATTATATTCGTGCTGGCGCTTTCGGCATTGGCAATTATGGGAAGCCAACGCCTGACACTGGCCGATGAAACAGGCATTGATAACTCAGCAGCGACAGAACAGCCAGTGGCGAAGAAACAGTTTGTTATTTTGATTGCCCCTACTCGGGCAAATTTTCTTGAGACGATGACAAAAGAAGAACAGACAAAAGTCAGCGAGCATTTTTTACGCCTGAAAGGGCTTCACGCTGAGGGGAAAATTATCCTTGCCGGGCCATGCGACGATGCGGCATTTGGCCTTATTGTAGTTGAAACCGAGACCGAAGCCGAGGCTCGTGAAATTGCCCACGGTGATCCTGCCGTTCAGGCCGGCGTGTTTGTTTTAAAAGAGATACACCCGTTTACGGTCGCGTTGCTGAGGAAGTAG